TATTCTCGGTTTAGCTGCTCCAGTTCTTCATTATATTTATTCCTCAGGCGCTTTAATTCATCGCTGCTCTGCGCGTGTACATGCAATGCGGTGATCAATAACCCGGATATAATAAGAAACTGTTTCAAAAACCTCATTCGCCAAAAATATAAATTTTACCTCGCCGGGGAATAGTCATCGGGAATATTGAACGGATATTCAAGCGGTTTATCCAAATCCACCTTAATGTAATGCAGGCTAATCTTTATTTTTTTGTTACCAACTACCGAGTTAATGTCGATCTGCGACGACAAGCTCCTATCCCCAACTGCCACGGGTCCGCTGTTGTTAACATGCAGTTCCTGCGCTTCGCCGGGGTTTGATAAATTGGTTTCTTTCGCTTTCAGATCAGCGCCTACTACCAGGTTGTAAACCAGGTTATCCAGCGTTCCTTTAATTTCGGTATCAGCGGTATCGGTTTTCAGCTCGGCTTTCTCATCCAGCAATTGCGGTATGGCATTCCCCACCATAAGTGCCTCGACCGAACTATAGTCAAGCTTCTCGCTGGTATACCTGTAGATATAATTAAAAGGCTTACGCAGGTACAGGTCCTGCAGTTTGTTGATCACCAATATACTATCGGGCGTTATCAGAGCGCGAGCAACTTCGATCCCAACGATGGCGGTGACAGACACCCATATCCTTTTTCCCTTTTCTATGCGAACGTTCATCGTCACATTATTG
Above is a window of Mucilaginibacter ginsenosidivorans DNA encoding:
- a CDS encoding DUF4292 domain-containing protein, whose amino-acid sequence is MRKNTLNKLFIVCGLLAIVSCKAKKQMLVSKVSKDTIAASSPVLMTRLNSIRSAQLNFATFSGKAKTQLNINGSGNNVTMNVRIEKGKRIWVSVTAIVGIEVARALITPDSILVINKLQDLYLRKPFNYIYRYTSEKLDYSSVEALMVGNAIPQLLDEKAELKTDTADTEIKGTLDNLVYNLVVGADLKAKETNLSNPGEAQELHVNNSGPVAVGDRSLSSQIDINSVVGNKKIKISLHYIKVDLDKPLEYPFNIPDDYSPAR